From the genome of candidate division WOR-3 bacterium:
TCGACACTCGTGTTGCCGAAACTCTGTGCCAGGGAATCTATTTCAGTGAAACCGGCGCCGAGCATCAGGGTGTGGGCGTAACGTACATCAGCCCAGTAGACCGAATCCGCCGGAAAAGAGTCTTCGTCTTCATTGACGATGGTTACGCCGCCTCTGTACCAGAACGAATCGATCGCCGTCATGCATTTTTCATAACTGAGTACCTTGGCGACGATGGTCCGGGCTTCGAGTGTATCATCCACCCAGAAGCGACCGGGCAGAAGTTCATTATGGAAATCCCCTGTGACATTTGTATAATAATTATCACTTTCATAGACATACCCCTGGTAATTTATCGAGGGGAAGGGGATTTTATTCGGACTTCCGACAAGCAGGAGATATTGGGGTTTAATATCCCAGGTGTTGTAGACATCGGTGATATAATTCTTTATCTGTTCAGGGCCATTGCCGATGTCAGATAGTTTTACTATCTTTGTTTTGAGTCCTTTGGTTGTTTTCCAGCGGGCAAATGGTTTTATTTTATTGTAAAAGTCATCATGGGTGATTATCAGATAACGCGCTCCTGTTTGGGCGATGACTGATTGCCAAAGAAAGAGAAACAAGAAAAATTTCTTCATATCACCTAAACACCGTGAACTTCCGGATCAAGGTTCGATCTTGTTCCCTCAATTCCAGGAAGTAGATACCACCGGCAAGGTTGAATTCGATCTTCCATTCGATCCTGTCGGGATATCGGTTCAGGTGTTTAACAAAACCATATAATTCCCTGCCTGCGGTGTCGTAAATATGCACTTCGATATCCTGTCCCTGTCCGGACACAGCGGTGTTATAGATTACTTTGAGCCTGTCAGACGCCGGTGTCGGGAAGATTATGAATTCTTTGTTCAAACAGGCGGTGCTGTTCTTCTCCACAACACTCGTTCCATTCCAGTTCTGGCCGCCGTCCGTAGTATAGAGAATGATGTTATAACCACAGGCAATGCCGTGCAGACTGTCTGAGAAGTCGACGTCAAAGAGGGTCGTGGTCGCCGGATTATTCTGGAACACCCAGGAATCACCACTGTCGTTCGTATATATAATGGTGCCGAATCTGCCGACCGCCCATCCGTGATTTCCGACAAAGTCGACCGCCCTGAGATAATAGGTGTTTGTCGGAGGTGTGATGTTGTTCCAGGTGGCGCCTCCGTCCGTGGTCTTCAGGATGACCGCCGAGGTGTCTGTTTCATCGCCGCCGACCACAATACCGTCAAAAAGATTAAAGAAGTGAACATCCAGATAGTCCTCGTATCCTGATGTCTGATACAGTGAATCCCAGTTAATACCGCCGTCTGAAGAATGGATGATCATTCCCTGTCCTAATGAGAGTGAATCCGGGTATCCTGCAACTGCCCAGCCGTCCCATTGATTTAAGAACGAAACGCCGTAATATTCAGCACTGTACCAGGGAGTGAAATTCTGGTCCCAGAAGTTCCCGCCGTTGGTCGTCCTGCCGATTGTTCCGTCGCCGCAGGCAGCCCACCCGTAATCCTGGTTAATGAATTCGATTCTTGTGGCGTATTTGGACAGACCGATTGCCTGTGCATACCAGTCGATTCCACCGTTGTCAGTATGGAGAATTTCGCCGAGAATGCCGCAGGTCCAGGCGCTCAACTGGTCGATACAGGTTACATCAAAGAAGCGTTTTGTGGTGCTGTCCGGCGGATCCTGAGGCTGCCAGGTGGCGCCGCCGTCCGTTGTATAGAGAATCATAACCGTATCAAGGCATACGACCCAGCCGTGCAGGTTGTTCGGTGCCAGGGCGCAGCCGTGATAATTATATGCCGACACAGAAGATATTAAAATCAAGAATAATGGTATAAGATATTTCATACCGCCTCCTTTATTTAAGGTAAAAAGATAACCTTCTTTATAATTTTAGAATCTTTACCCACAAAATTCAAAAAATAGACTCCGCTGCCGCTCTTTTCGCCTGATTGATCAGTACCGTCCCAGAAGATTGAATGTGAGCCCGGAGAATAAGAATCAGGAACAGGGATGCTCTTGATGAGACGGCCGGTGATGTCGTAGATATGCACCACCATGCCCTTTGCACTCAGACCGCGGTTGAGTTTGATATTTATTTGTTTGTGGAACGGATTCGGAGATAGTGTTATTTCCAATTGGCGCAAAGATTGCGTGTCTTCTGTAATACCCGGAAATGAGTCTGGCGGGTCAGTGGTGAACTTGATCGCCCGGTTGTCTGCAAGGGGCGCGGCGGCGTCTGGATAGATATCAGCATAGGTGTACTCAAGTCCGATGGTATGTTCCCGATTTTCAATGCCGACGCTCGCATAGTTGTGCCACTGGTCGTCATTGGTTATTTCTTTATATTGAAAGAGGATTTCACCGTCGCCGGTCAGGGTGGGATAGTACTGTGGATCATAGAGAATCAGTTCAAAGGTCTGGAGCTCGGCAGGTGTGGGATTTGTCGGATCGTGGATATGCTGGACGTGTGAGTATTCAACTACATAGCGATGATTCGTAGCATCATACCAGTAACAGACATTGCCGCTTGAATCGGTTGCAGTCGGGTCCAGGTCGTCCCAGAACGGTGCAATGAGCAGGGGAGGGCCGCCTGCAGCGGGAATGTGCCAGTTGTACATATCCGCAATCCAGGTCGAATCCAGGGCGATATAGCCGTTTGAACAGATCGAGACCTTATCATACCACTGACCGTAAAATTTAAAATTGAACGGCAGGTCCAGTGTTTTTGTTTCGTCGTTTTCAAGACTGAGTGAATCACCGGGTCCGCCCAGTTCAGGGTCGATTTCGACCCAGTTATAGCTCGGAGCCTCAGGATAACCAGTATCTGTATCATCATAGGCGAAATAACCATAGTCATCAGGCCCCAGTGGTTCTGATTGGTTTATGACTCCGATGACTACTTCAAACTCTATTGTATCTTTAAAATTATTATCACCGGATAATATTTCAAAGAATTTAATTATGTGGCCCGGAGCGATTGAAGAGGCAGCACTTATCTGGAACCGATCGCTCGAATTGGTTGCCGAATCACCGGCTGCGATATTGCCGTAAGTGCCGATTGAGTCTAAAACCGTAACTCCCGGGTTGTCGGATCTGAGTATGCCGGTTATGTTGTTGCCGATTAATGCACCGCAATTCTTTATTGAGACGCTTATCTCAACTGTTTCCCCTGGTTCCAGAATTCCGTTTCCGCCGTCCAGTATTTGATGTCTTTGATAATCGAATTCAGGCGCTTTGACATCGAGCCAGAGCACAGAGTTCCAGTTTCCCTGGGATGAGGTGACAGCGAGGTTGAATTTGATTATGTGGTCGTTTCTGGTATTGGTCGAGACATCAAAGATATAAGGAGAGGCGGTCCCTGTATTACCCGGACCGATATCGCCGAAAGACTTTATCGAGTCAGAGATTGTCACATAAGGGTCAGAGGTGCTGAGTGTCGCCGAGACATTACTTGCGGTTGTGGAGTTTCCGAAATTTTTCAATGTCACCTGGAGTTCAATCGTTTCGCCGGGATTGATTTCACCGTTATTATTGCCGCCGGGGTCTGAGATCGTATGGCTTTCATAACCTACATAGACACCGGTGTTGTTGACCAGGCAGAGACCGCAGTACGGTTTGAAATTGTGTTTGGTCACCGTGATAAAGAGTGTATCCTGGGTCGCGGTTGAAAAACTGAAGGCGGCGTTGCCGTCTGCATCAGTGAACTCCACTTCTTTTACTTCGTTCCTTTTATATAAACTCACCTGGGCACCTTTGATCTTCTGGGAGGATGAGTTCATAACCTGGACCACAAAGGAATTGGTGCCTACGGGGATTACAGAGCTGTGGCTTACAATAAAGGAGTCTGGTATGTCGGTCCAGAGTTCGAGCGACGGATCGCCGAGCAGATTATAGGTGTGAAAATAGAATGACGAGCCGTGTGCCCAGGTCGTGTCCAGGGGAAAATTCAGGTACACCTCGACCTTGCCCCTGTAGAGTGCAGAACCGAGGTCATAGATATCTTCTTTTAAAATCGCCTGGTAAATACCGAAATCAAGACAGTTGTTCCAGCGGCTTGATGTGGTCGTTGCCGAGGCGCCGAAGAATGCGACTGCACCTTTGGGGGTTATGGGATTGCCCGCCCTGAGCCATTGTTCACCAAAACAGGTTGCCTGTCCGAAATTGCCGGTCCAGCAGGTGATGCTCGTGACCACAGGTAATTTCCAGCCGTTTGACAGGCCGATTACCTCGGTATTGTGAAAATTCGGATATACCCAGCCGTCCGGGTCTGCAATGCCACCCCGATAATTGACAAAGAGTACGCCCTGGTTGATCGAATTGGTGATCGGAGTGGGGCTTGAAACAGGCGGGTAAAAGACCGTGTCCACGGTATTGAAACCGTATTCGAGCAGTTTTTCCCTTACCCAGCGTTTTGTCGGGATGGGAGTGGTCATGGTATCCAGTGGATAATTGGCTGCGACCATTAATGCGCGGGTGAACCAGGATGTCGAACTCATATCAGGTGTTTTCTCATAACCGATGCTCTTCGCCGTCATGGTATTCAGTTCATTGACGGTATTCGCCGGTAATCTGCCGATGAGGAGTTCAGCAAAGAAGTCATTGCCGTCAATGAGTGAGTAGGGATAGTCAGTACGGCTGACCGGTGTTGTTGATGAATAGGGCGGAATCTGCTGTGTGTCGCCGATCAAGAGGACATATTCTAAGGTAGGGGTCCAGGTATGATAGGCATCAGCGATATAGTTTTTGATTTCAGTGGCTGAAGAGCCGGTTTCTGAAAGCTTTTTTACTGTTACGTGCCAGCCCTTTTTCTCTTTCCAGTCGGCTAAGGCGAGCACACTATCATAGAACGCATCAGGGGTGATGATGAGATAACCGCCGGGTTTTAAACCGGTTTCTTCTTCATAATTGAGGATCAATTCTTTAAAGACCCTTTTCCAGAGCATCGGCAATTCTGTCTGCGGGTCAATCGGCGTAAAATGTGCCGTGATTTCAATCGATTTTAGGTGTATCTTGTTAAATTTGTTTAAGTATTGCGGATATATGGTCACCGGATAAATTGTTGCATTTTTTGTGCTTATGCCTGTGCCGTTCCTGACCGGTTCTGTTATGTTTAAATTATGCTGTGTAATGGTTTTAACAGAGTCTCTTTCAAGGATTTTATATTCAATCTCAGGAGGAGTTTTACTCAGGATGAAACGGGTGACCGGCAGGAGTTCGGTTGGATTGTCTTCTGCAAATCTGACCTGGAATTTCACCATTGACGGATTTATGTCGGTTATAATGACCTGGGATGTTCCATAGGTGTTTATCAAAAACAAGAAGAGTATCATTC
Proteins encoded in this window:
- a CDS encoding T9SS type A sorting domain-containing protein — its product is MILFLFLINTYGTSQVIITDINPSMVKFQVRFAEDNPTELLPVTRFILSKTPPEIEYKILERDSVKTITQHNLNITEPVRNGTGISTKNATIYPVTIYPQYLNKFNKIHLKSIEITAHFTPIDPQTELPMLWKRVFKELILNYEEETGLKPGGYLIITPDAFYDSVLALADWKEKKGWHVTVKKLSETGSSATEIKNYIADAYHTWTPTLEYVLLIGDTQQIPPYSSTTPVSRTDYPYSLIDGNDFFAELLIGRLPANTVNELNTMTAKSIGYEKTPDMSSTSWFTRALMVAANYPLDTMTTPIPTKRWVREKLLEYGFNTVDTVFYPPVSSPTPITNSINQGVLFVNYRGGIADPDGWVYPNFHNTEVIGLSNGWKLPVVTSITCWTGNFGQATCFGEQWLRAGNPITPKGAVAFFGASATTTSSRWNNCLDFGIYQAILKEDIYDLGSALYRGKVEVYLNFPLDTTWAHGSSFYFHTYNLLGDPSLELWTDIPDSFIVSHSSVIPVGTNSFVVQVMNSSSQKIKGAQVSLYKRNEVKEVEFTDADGNAAFSFSTATQDTLFITVTKHNFKPYCGLCLVNNTGVYVGYESHTISDPGGNNNGEINPGETIELQVTLKNFGNSTTASNVSATLSTSDPYVTISDSIKSFGDIGPGNTGTASPYIFDVSTNTRNDHIIKFNLAVTSSQGNWNSVLWLDVKAPEFDYQRHQILDGGNGILEPGETVEISVSIKNCGALIGNNITGILRSDNPGVTVLDSIGTYGNIAAGDSATNSSDRFQISAASSIAPGHIIKFFEILSGDNNFKDTIEFEVVIGVINQSEPLGPDDYGYFAYDDTDTGYPEAPSYNWVEIDPELGGPGDSLSLENDETKTLDLPFNFKFYGQWYDKVSICSNGYIALDSTWIADMYNWHIPAAGGPPLLIAPFWDDLDPTATDSSGNVCYWYDATNHRYVVEYSHVQHIHDPTNPTPAELQTFELILYDPQYYPTLTGDGEILFQYKEITNDDQWHNYASVGIENREHTIGLEYTYADIYPDAAAPLADNRAIKFTTDPPDSFPGITEDTQSLRQLEITLSPNPFHKQINIKLNRGLSAKGMVVHIYDITGRLIKSIPVPDSYSPGSHSIFWDGTDQSGEKSGSGVYFLNFVGKDSKIIKKVIFLP
- a CDS encoding T9SS type A sorting domain-containing protein; protein product: MKYLIPLFLILISSVSAYNYHGCALAPNNLHGWVVCLDTVMILYTTDGGATWQPQDPPDSTTKRFFDVTCIDQLSAWTCGILGEILHTDNGGIDWYAQAIGLSKYATRIEFINQDYGWAACGDGTIGRTTNGGNFWDQNFTPWYSAEYYGVSFLNQWDGWAVAGYPDSLSLGQGMIIHSSDGGINWDSLYQTSGYEDYLDVHFFNLFDGIVVGGDETDTSAVILKTTDGGATWNNITPPTNTYYLRAVDFVGNHGWAVGRFGTIIYTNDSGDSWVFQNNPATTTLFDVDFSDSLHGIACGYNIILYTTDGGQNWNGTSVVEKNSTACLNKEFIIFPTPASDRLKVIYNTAVSGQGQDIEVHIYDTAGRELYGFVKHLNRYPDRIEWKIEFNLAGGIYFLELREQDRTLIRKFTVFR